The Streptomyces sp. B3I8 nucleotide sequence AGGGGCTGGCCATCGAGATCGAGGACCGCGGGCTCGGCATGTCCGAGGAGGAGTACGCCGCGTTCAACGCGCAGTTGGCCGAGGCTCCGCAGTTCGACGTGGTGGCGCTCGCCGACGACCTGCGGCTCGGCATGTTCGTCGTCGCCCGGCTGGCCGTCCGGCACGGGATCGCGGTCACGCTGCGGTCCTCGCCCTACGGCGGGACGACGGCGATCGTGCTGGTCCCGGACGACATCGTGGTGCGCGACGCCGGCGAGGCCCCGGGGACGCCGCCCGTCACCCGGGACGCCACGGCGTCACCCGCCGACGGGTCGGGGGCCGGGGGCACGGAGGGCAGTGGTATCACGGGCGCCGGGCCGCGTGCGGCGACGGGCGCCGGGATCGTCCCCGGTCCCGGCCCGTCCGCGGAGGACCCGTCGGACGAGGGCCGTCCCGCCCCGCTGCCGCGGCGGGTGCCGCAGACCAGTCTGGCCGCCGAACTGCTGGCGGATCCCCCTCCGGACGCAGACGCCGGGGACCTCGCCGAGGACGAGTTCACCGCCGAGGACGCCGCGACCTCCCTCGCCGGATTCCAGCGCGGCACCCGCGCGGCCCTGGACGACGAACCGCTCGACGACGGCCCCGTCGCGGCCCGTGTCCCCGATGCCCGGGAGCCGGAGGACAGGCACGGCCCGGAGGATCGGGAGAACAGTGAGGGGAAGGCCGCGTCCGCAGAAACGTAGAACTCGTAGACCCGCAGGACCCGCAGGCAGCCCGTCCCGACTCCCCTCGCCGAACCGCTGATTAAGGACGAAGAGATGACACGCCCCGCCCCCGCCACACACAGCCGACTCGATCAGTTGCTCACCGCGATGGTGGAGCGCGTCGCCGACGTGAACCACGCCGTCGTGCTCTCCGAGGACGGACTGGTGGTGAGCAAGTCCACCGCGTTCGTGCGCGACGACGCCGAGCGGCTCGCGGCCACCGCGTCCGGCCTGATGAGCCTGAGCCGGGGCGCCAGCATGGACTTCCGCGGCGGTCCGGTACGCCAGGCGCTGATCGAGATGGCCCACAGCTACCTGATCATCACCGCCGCCGGACCGGGCGCCCATCTCGCCGTGCTCACGCACAAGGGCGCCGACGTGGGTGTCGTCGCGTACCAGATGAACATGCTGGTGAAGAAGATCGGCGAGCACCTCAGCGCGGCACCGCGCGGCACCGCCGGCCCCGCGGCCGACCTCGGCGAGTGAGGTGAGCCAGGGCGACGCGGCGGGCCGTCTGGTACGGCCGTTCACGCTGACCGGCGGCCGCACCCGGCCCAGCCGTGCCGACTTCACCCTGATCACCTCGGTGACCGCGGTGGACCCGCAGCCCGCCCGCGCGCCGCGGCCGCAGCCGGAACACTCCCGCATCCTGCGGCTGTGCGCGCGGCCGGTCGTGGTGGCGGAGCTCGCCGGCGCGCTCGACCTGCCCGTCAGCGTGGTGTCGATCATGCTCTGCGACCTGCTGGAGGCGGGCCGGATCACCGTGCACCCGCCGCGTTCGATCACCCGTACACCGGACCTGGACCTGCTGCAGAAAGTGAGGGACGGCCTTGGCCGGCTCTGACCGCACCGCCCCCGTGGTCGCTCCGCCCGACACGGTCAAGATTCTCGTCGCCGGCGGTTTCGGCGTCGGGAAGACCACGATGGTCGGCTCGGTGAGCGAGATCGTGCCGTTGCGCACCGAGGAACTGCTGACCTCCGCCGGGCTCGGGGTCGACGACCTGGACGGGATCGAGGAGAAACGTGTCACCACCGTGGCGCTGGACTTCGGGCGCATCACCATCAGCGAGGAGCTGGTGCTGTACCTGTTCGGCACGCCGGGGCAGCAGCGCTTCTGGTTCATGTGGAACGACCTGGCCATAGGCGCGCTCGGGGCGGTGGTGCTCATCGATGTGCGCCGGCCGGACACGAGCTTCGCGGCGATCGACTTCTTCGAGCGGCGGCGGATCCCGTTCGTCGTCGGCGTGAACGGCTTCCACGGGAAACATCCGTACGGGGCGGAGGAGATACGCGAGTCTCTGGCGCTGCCGAAGGACGTGCCGGTGCTGCTGTGCGACGCGCGGGAGCGGGGCTCCTGCCGGGACGTGCTGATCGCGCTGGTGGACCGGGTGATATCGGCGTCCGCGCACTCCGAGGACCGGTAGGGCGGCGCTCCCCCGGCTCCGCCGCCCGCTTCGGCTCCCCGCTTTCGCTACCGGACGGCCCGGGAGCGCAGGCGGCGGAGCATGCGTGCATC carries:
- a CDS encoding roadblock/LC7 domain-containing protein; translated protein: MTRPAPATHSRLDQLLTAMVERVADVNHAVVLSEDGLVVSKSTAFVRDDAERLAATASGLMSLSRGASMDFRGGPVRQALIEMAHSYLIITAAGPGAHLAVLTHKGADVGVVAYQMNMLVKKIGEHLSAAPRGTAGPAADLGE
- a CDS encoding DUF742 domain-containing protein; the encoded protein is MSQGDAAGRLVRPFTLTGGRTRPSRADFTLITSVTAVDPQPARAPRPQPEHSRILRLCARPVVVAELAGALDLPVSVVSIMLCDLLEAGRITVHPPRSITRTPDLDLLQKVRDGLGRL
- a CDS encoding ATP/GTP-binding protein; the encoded protein is MAGSDRTAPVVAPPDTVKILVAGGFGVGKTTMVGSVSEIVPLRTEELLTSAGLGVDDLDGIEEKRVTTVALDFGRITISEELVLYLFGTPGQQRFWFMWNDLAIGALGAVVLIDVRRPDTSFAAIDFFERRRIPFVVGVNGFHGKHPYGAEEIRESLALPKDVPVLLCDARERGSCRDVLIALVDRVISASAHSEDR